CTTGACGCCCCGCTGCCGGGCAAGACGGATCGCTTCTGCCGATTCCGGCACGGAAATCTTGGCGGCGTGATAGATCGCTTGCGTCAGACCGGCAATGCGCAGGTCGCGCTCCAGCGGAATGATCTCGGCTTCCTTGGGGATTCCGGACAGACCGAGCCAGCTTGCGAAAAGCCCCTCGTTCATGTCGCCGCCGCCGATATATTTGTCGCGGGTCTCAAGTGCAATCACCGCACCCAATTCGCGCGCATAGGTCATGGCGCGGCGCAGCACCAGCGTGTCGGAAAGCGCCCTGCGGCCATTGGTGAAGGCAACCGCACCGGCTTCCTTCAGCATGCCGATCTCGGTCATTTCCTCGCCGTTGAGGCCCTTGGTCAGGGCTGCGGCGGGATGCACATTGACGAGCGCCTTGTCGCGTGCGGCCTTTTTCACATATTCGACCAGCGCAATGTCGTCGATAACGGGGTCGGTGTCCGGCATGACGATGATGCTGGTGACGCCGCCGGCCGCTGCCGCGCGGGAAGCGGATTCGATGGTTTCACGGTGTTCGCCACCCGGCTCACCGACAAAGACGCGGGCATCCACCAGACCGGGAACGGCCAGCAGCCCCTTGCAGTCGCGAACCGTCGCACCCTCGGGCACACCCTGGTTGTGTGCCTGCCCGCCGGAGTCGAGGATCGTGCCGTCGGCACCGATGACGATGCTGCCCACCTCGTCCAGATTGCGGGAGGGATCAACGATGCGAAGGTTTTTGAGAACGGTCACGGCACTCATACGCGCTCACCCTGATTTTGCGAGACAAGCAGGGTTTCCATGACAGCCATGCGCACGGCAACCCCCATTTCCACCTGGCTTTCGATGACGCTCTGCGGACCATCAGCCACTTCGGATGAGATTTCCACGCCACGGTTCATCGGGCCGGGATGCATGACCAGCGCATCTTCTTTCGCTGCCTTCAACTTTTCGGCATCGAGACCGTAATAGTGGAAATATTCGCGCACCGAAGGCACGAAGGAGCCGGACATGCGCTCGCGCTGCAGGCGCAGCATCATCACCACATCGGCGTTCTTCAGGCCTTCCTTCATGTCATGGAAGACCTCGACACTCATGTCGCGAATTCCGGAGGGAAGAAGCGTCGCGGGAGCCACGACGCGCACACGCGCCCCCATCTGGTTGAGCAGGATGATGTTGGAGCGGGCAACGCGCGAATGCAGTACGTCGCCGCAGATCGCCACCGTTATTCCCGAAAGATCACCCTTGGCGCGGCGAATGGTCAGCGCGTCGAGAAGGGCCTGCGTCGGGTGTTCATGCTGGCCGTCGCCGGCATTGACCACGGAGCAGGCAACCTTCTGCGCGAGAAGGGCTGCGGCACCGGCCGAGGAGTGACGCACGATCAGCACATCGGGGCGCATGGCGTTCAGCGTCATCGCCGTGTCGATCAGCGTTTCGCCCTTCTTCACCGAGGAATTGCTGACCGACATGTTCATCACATCGGCGCCAAGCCGTTTTCCGGCAAGTTCGAAGGAGGATTGTGTCCGGGTCGAAGCTTCGAAGAACAGGTTGATCTGCGTGAGGCCCCGAAGCGTCGAGGTTTTTTTCTCGCGCTGACGGCTGATTTTCACCGCTTCGTCGGCCTTGTCGAGAAGCAGGGTTATATCCTGATGGGAAAGCCCCTTTATGCCGAGGAGATGGCGGTGGGGAAAATAGACCATGGAAATTGTCCTCCGGGTCGCAATAGTCAACGGGTCTATAAAGACAGGTGGCTTTGCGGGCAAGCATGCGATAAGCCGGGTTTTGGCATATACACGCAATAAAGCACGAATCCCGATAGAAGGATGCGAATGACAGGCATGAACCGGACAGAAGAATCGCTCGCCGAACTAAACCAGCCTAGCCTATGGTCCGGTATCAATGCCTATCGTTCCGATCCGCTGATCGTCGACCTCACATCCGGCCTGTCACGCAATCTGAGGGACGAGTTCGACCAGCTCGGCCGTTACGTCACCTCGCACGAGGCGCAGGAACTGGCGCGCATGGCCAATCAGGGCGTGCCGCAGCTGCACACGCATGGCCCGCGCGGGGAACGTCTCGATCAGGTTGAGTTCCATCCCGCATGGCACGCGCTGATGCGCCGTTCCATGTCATCGGGTCTTCATTCCAGCGTCTGGGAAAATGCAGCCGAAACGCGCGGCAATGAACACAAGGCGCGCGCCACCAAATTTTATCTGACCTCGCAGCTCGAGGCCGGGCATCTCTGCCCGTTGACCATGACCAGCGCCTCTGTCGCCGCCATCATGACCTCGTCGCGTGTGCAGAAGGAATGGGTGCCGAAGATACTGTCACGGAAATATGATTCCTCGCAGAAACCGGCCTTGCAGAAAACCGCCGTCACCGTCGGCATGGGCATGACGGAAAAGCAGGGCGGCACGGATGTGCGCGCCAACCGCAGCACGGCGGAGCGGGTGGGCGAGGGCATCTATCGCCTGTCCGGCCACAAATGGTTCCTGTCCGCGCCGATGAGCGACGGTTTCGTCATGCTGGCGCAGATGGGCGACGGCATGGGCTGTTTCCTGGTGCCGCGTTATCTGGAAGACGGTTCCGCGAACGGCCTGCATTTCCAGCGCCTGAAGGACAAGCTCGGCAACCGCTCCAACGCCTCCGCCGAAGTCGAGTTCACCGATGCTTTCGGTTATCTTCTGGGTGAACCGGGCAGCGGTGTGCGCACCATTCTCGACATGGTGACGCTGACGCGGCTCGACTGCGCGCTGGCATCATCAGGCATGATGCGCGCTTCGCTCGCCGAAGCCGTGCATTTCGCACGCGGCCGTTCCGTCTTCGGCAAGACGCTGGTCAGCCAGCCGATCATGACGCGCGTTCTCGCCGATATGGCGCTGGATGTCGCAGCCGCGACGGCACTCTCCTTCCGGCTGGCATCGGCATTCGATGCCGCCCGCAACAATGCCGCCGAGGCGGCCTATGCGCGGGTGATGACGCCGATTGTGAAATACTGGTGCTGCAAGATCGCGCCGGCGTTGATCTACGAGGCGATGGAGTGCCTTGGCGGCAACGGATATGTGGAAGAACGGCCGATTGCCCGCCACTACCGCGAAGCGCCGGTCAATGCCATCTGGGAAGGCTCCGGCAACGTCATGGCGCTGGATGTGCTGCGTGTTCTTCAGCGCGGCAAGGATCTGTTCGATCTCGTTTTCCAGACGCTGGAGCGCGACCTCGGACCCGCCGGAAAAAAGACCACGGATGTGCTGCGCGCCGCAATCGCGCTTGCCGAACGCGATGAGGGTGCTGCCCGCCTGCTGGTGGAGCAATTCGCACTTGCTGCCGCTGCCGCAGAGCTTTGCCGGCTCGGCGCCGGCAAGATCGCAGACGCCTTCCTCGAAACCCGTCTGGCGGGTGGTTGGCGACATACTTACGGCATGCTCGATTCTCGCTTTGATCCGAATTATATAATCGATTTATTGTATCCGCCCGCGTCCTGACCGATAAAGGGTGGAAAGCTGTTGTTGCAGTCCCTGTGGGAGGGGTATCGGATTTGAGAAAAGGCGTTGGCGTGGGGCGTATTTCTGTCTTTAAGTCGTTGGGCGCGTGCGCGCGCATGGAGATGGAGGTCGATAGCAGATGCTGACCTTCCGCTCCGCCCGTCCTGAAGATGAAGAGGCGCTCTACGCCATCAGTCTTGCCACCGGCGATGCCGGGCAGGATGCCACCCCGCTTTATCGCGATGGCCGCATGGTGGGGCATATCTATTCCGTGCCTTATCTGCATCTGTGGCCCGATGCCGTTTTTGTGGCGGAAGACGAAGAGGGTGTCTGCGGTTACATCGCCGGCGCGCTCGATACCGCCTTGCATAATGAGCGGCTGGAGCATGAGTGGTGGCCGCATCTGCGCGCCCTTTATCCCGACCCCGTTGGCGACCAGCAAACATGGGACGCCGATCAGCGCCGTGCACATTTCATCCACCACCCGCGCCACACGCCAACCTGGCTGACCGATCCGTTTCCGGCCCATATCCACCTGAACCTTCTGCCACGCACGCAGGGCAAGGGCGGCGGCACGCGGCTTTTGTCGCGCTGGCTCGATATGGCGAGACAAAACAACGTCTACGGCATCCACCTCGGCGCCAGCGAGCGCAACCAGGCGGGTATTCGCTTTTGGGAAACCCGCGGCTTCAAACGTCTCGAAACCCACGACACACCAGGCACCGTGTGGTTTGGAATGGCGCTGGAGTGATTATTTGCGGGGTACGGGTCCTCGATCTTCATTCATCCACAGGAACCTTCTCCCCAGCTGCTGCGCTGCATTGTCCTCGTCTTCATGCTTTGTTAACCCGTTGGGTCAGGCCTTTTAAAAGACGGGTAGGGAAGTATGCTGGCGACCGCAGAGGTGATTTCAGCCGACAAGCCGGAAAAGCGCATCAAGGATCGCGCCGCGACCGAGAAGGCGATTTTTGAGGCGGCCCGGTCGCTTCTGGCCGAAGAGGGCTTTCAGGGTTTTGGCATCAATGCCGTTGCCCGCCGCGCCGGATGCGACAAGCAGCTGATCTACCGTTATTTCGGCGGTCTGGAAGGGTTGATCGAGGCGATCGGCGAGGATCTCGGATCCTGGGTAAAGGACCGTATTCCTGAAGATACTGGCGGCATGTTCCTGTTGACCTATGGCGATCTCATGGAAAAGCTGGCGCTTTATTTCATGGATGCGCTGCGCAGCGATCCTCTCGTCTGCAAGATCATTGCCTGGGAAGTGTCGGATGGCTCGCCGCAGGTCAGGCAGCTTGCCGAAGCCCGTGCCAAATCGCTCGGCAAATGGCTGGAGCGCATGCGCGGATCGCTGGCAGCACCCAAGGGCGTAGATACCGCAGCCGTCAATGCCGTGTTGTTCGCCGCCATCCAGCATCTCGTGATTTCCGCCGCCACCAGCGGCCAGTTCGCCGGTGTGCCGTTGAAGTCGGACAAGGACTGGGACAAGATTGCAACCGCCGTCAAAAGACTGGTGCGCGGCGTTTACGGCTGAACCCGGCGTAACGAGCCGGGCGAGACGGTCGCCTTAACAAAATCGGCCGTTATTTGACGAAAAATCAACCATGTTTTCAGCGGTCCGGCAACCTTGCGGCATCGCATGCCGTTGGCTTCGTGAGGGGTGTTTTCCACAGCCGGACCGGCCACCGTTAACCATACCGACAGCTTTCATTTGCTTAGCCATGGCTACCGGTCCAGTGTGAATTAACAAAATGTTAACCATGCGCAATGACTGCGTATAAGGGAGCCGCAAGTGAGCCGCTGGACAGCTTTGGGCGTCATGATGACGTTTTTTGCTATGCTGCCGTTGGATATTGACGCGCCAGCGTTTAACCTTTGCCTGATGGCTCTGGTGCGCTGGGCGGTGCTTGCTGGCATTCCCGATACGATTTTCACGCGGGAGCAGACTGCATGAAGTGGTTTTTGATCCTCTGGGCCGGTCCCGTCGCATTGCTCGGCAGCTGGTACTGGCTATCCTATTACGACTTGAGCTTCGGCTTCTTCATGCTGACGCGCCAGACGCATGATCTGGTATTCCAGATTTACGGCAATATCCTCGGCCTGCCGCCGGAAAGCCTGCCGCCGCTGGTCGCGCGCGCCATAGCGGTCGACAGCCTAATCGTTTTTGCAATCCTTGCTTTCCGCAAGCGAAAACAAATTGCCAATTGGTGGCAGGGACGTCAGCCCGTTGCGCGGGCGAGTGCCGAAAGCCTGTCCAGCGCGCCCTGAAGAATGAAGCTTGCGGCTGCCGAATCGATGCGTTCGGCCCGTTTGGCGCGAGAGACATCCATTTCCAGAAGCACACGTTCGGCGGCGACCGTTGAAAGCCGTTCATCCCAGAAAATGAAGGGCAGGGCGGTTTTTTCCCCCATGGTACGAACGAAGGCGCGTGTTGCCTGCGCGCGTGGTCCGGCCGATCCATCCATGTTTATGGGCAGGCCGATGATGAAAGCGGATACCTTTTCCTTTTCGGCAAAGGCCAGCAGCACCTCGGCATCCCGAGTGAATTTGACCCGTTTGATGACGGGGCGCGGCGTGGCGAAGCGCCGCGACAGGTCCGACATGGCAAGTCCGATGGTTTTCGTCCCAAGGTCGAGGCCCGCAATCGCCTGTGCCGGCTGAAGCGTTTCCGCGAGCTCCTCGATGGTAAGTATCGCCATGTCGTACGCTGTCCTTTATCTTTTGCGGACGAATTCGGTGCGCAGCACCAGACCCTTAACCGTCTCGTGCCTGCAATCGATTTCTTCCGGATTTCCGGTCAGGCGGATCGATTTGATGACAGTGCCCTGCTTGATGACCGTATTGGTGCCTTTGACCTTCAGATCCTTGATCAGCGTTACCTGGTCACCATCCGCAAGCACGTTGCCTGCCGCATCGCGCACTTCGTTCGCGCGCGAAGCTTCTGCGGCCAGCTCGGACGCAGGCCGCCATTCGCCGGTCGCCTCGTCATACACGTAATCGTCATTATCTGCGGCCATTGTCGCCTCTCTGAAATATCGGTAGTGCGGTTGTTCAAGCCGTCCTATGTCATAATATACGGGCAATACAAAGGAGAACTTCCCATGAAAATCACCTGGCTCGGCCATTCCGCCTTCCGCCTTGAAAACGGCAGCGCGAAGATCCTTATCGATCCGTTTTTCACCGGCAATCCCGGTTTTGCCGGACAGGATGCGAAAAGCGCGGCTGAAGGCATCACCCATATTCTCCTGACCCACGGCCACGGCGATCATGTGGGGGATACCGTCCAGCTTGCTCGCGAAACGGGCGCGACTGTGCTTGCCAATGCCGATCTCGCCGCCTGGCTTTCCACCAAGGGCGTGGCGAAGGTCGATATGGGTAATACCGGCGGCACGGTACATTTCGACGGTTTTTCCGTAACCTTTACCAATGCGCTGCATTCGTCCGCCCAGATCACTGAGGATGGCGTTTCCCATTCACTCGGCAACGCCAATGGACTGATGCTGCATTTCGAAGACGGTCCGGCCGTCTATCATATGGGCGATACGGATATTTTCTCCGACATGAAGCTCATCAACGAATTGCACCAGCCGGATATCGGTCTCGTGCCAATCGGCGACCGCTTCACCATGGGTGGTGCGGTGGCTGCACTCGCCTGCCAGCGCTTTTTCAAATTCGCCAACGTCATTCCCTGCCACTATGGTTCCTTCCCCATCGTTGACCAGACGCCGGAGAAGTTCGTGGCCGGCATGGAAGGCTCGGATGCGCGCGTCCACACGCCGAAGCCGGGCGAAATACTGTCCTTCTGACATTTTGCTGACGCATGTCGCTACAGCAAAACCGCTACACAGTTTTACGCGACATGCTTTCTACCGTTGCGAATGGCGGACATGGTGATTATAGCGGTTAGGAAAATTCTGACCGGAGTAGAACCATGTCCGTCGATCTCGCCACCGTAAAGCGCGTTGCGCGCCTTGCCCGTATCGCTGTTACTGAAGACGAAGCACAAAATATGCTCGGCCAGTTGAACGGCATACTCGGTTTCGTGGAGCAGCTTTCGGAAGTGAATGTTGACGGCGTCGAGCCGATGACCTCCGTTACCCCCGTGGATATGAAAAAGCGTGCCGACGTCGTGACCGACGGCAACAAGGCGGAAGACATCGTCGCCAATGCGCCTGCGACCGACCGGGACTTCTTCATGGTTCCGAAAGTGGTCGAGTAATCCGACCGCCGTTTGCCGCCCGATTTTTCAAGATTTCGAAAGCCGTTGCCGACCATGACCGACCTGACGAGCCTGACCATTGCCGAAGCCCGCGAAAAGCTCAAGGCGAAAGAGTTTTCCGCCCTCGAGCTGACCGACGCCTATATTGCCGCCATCGACGCCGCCAACGGCGCGCTGAACGCCTATGTTGCCTTGACGCCTGAAAAAGCGCGCGACATGGCGAAAGCCTCCGATGGCCGCATCGCCGCAGGCGCGGCGGGCGAGCTGGAAGGCGTTCCGCTTGGCGTGAAAGACCTTTTCGCCACCCGTGACGTGCACACGCAGGCGTGTTCGCATGTTCTCGATGGCTTCAAGCCGAAATACGAATCGACCGTCACCCAGAACCTTTGGGACCAGGGCGCCGTCATGCTCGGCAAGCTCAACATGGACGAGTTCGCCATGGGCTCGTCCAACGAAAGCTCCTGGTACGGTCCGGCCATCAACCCCTGGCGCGCCAATGGCTCAGAGCAGAAGCTGGTGCCCGGTGGTTCCTCCGGCGGTTCGGCCGCGGCCGTTGCCGCGCATCTGTGCGCCGGCGCCACGGCAACCGACACCGGCGGCTCCATCCGCCAGCCTGCGGCCTTTACCGGCACCGTCGGCATCAAGCCTACTTATGGCCGTTGCTCGCGTTACGGCATCGTTGCTTATGCTTCCTCGCTCGATCAGGCCGGCCCGATCGCACGTGACGTGCGCGACGCCGCTATCCTGTTGAAGACGATGGCGAGCGTTGACGCAAAGGATACGACCTCCGTCGACCTGCCGGTGCCGGATTACGAAAAGGCCATCGGCCAGTCGCTCAAGGGCCTGAAGATCGGTATCCCCAGGGAATATCGCGTCGATGGCATGCCGGAAGAAATCGAAAAGCTCTGGGCAAAGGGCGTCGAATGGCTGCGCGATGCCGGTGCCGAAGTGGTGGATATCTCGCTGCCGCACACCAAATACGCGCTTCCGGCCTATTACATCGTCGCGCCCGCGGAAGCTTCGTCCAACCTCGCTCGTTATGACGGCGTACGTTACGGCCTGCGCGTGGACGGCAAGGACATTGCCGACATGTACGAGAAGAGCCGTGCAGCCGGTTTCGGCAAGGAAGTGCAGCGCCGTATCATGGTCGGCACCTACGTGCTTTCAGCCGGTTATTACGACGCCTATTACCTGAAGGCGCAAAAGGTCCGCACGCTGATCAAGCGCGATTTCGAAAACGTCTTCCATGAGGGCGTCGACGCCATTCTGGCGCCGATTACCCCGTCTTCCGCCTTCGCTGTCGGCGATGAGGAACTCGCTTCCGATCCCGTCAAGATGTACCTCCAGGACGTCTTCACCATCACGGTCAACATGGCCGGTCTTCCCGGTCTTTCGGTGCCTGCCGGCCTGGACGGCAAGGGCCTGCCGCTCGGCTTGCAGCTCATCGGCAAGCCTTTCGAAGAAGAGACGCTCTTCAAGACGGCGCATGCCATCGAGCAGGCTGCCGGCAAGTTCACGCCTGCCAAGTGGTGGTAAGCGGTCTCAAGCTTAGACAGATGAACAAAGCCGATCGCGATGCGGTCGGCTTTGTCGGTTTTGCCGCGTGGCATGCCGGCGAAGCTTTCGACGCCTCATATCTCGATTCCCATGTCATCGAGCGGGTGAGGGGCGAATTCCAAAACTTCGCCAAGTCTCCGACCGGTGATGTTGTCGTTGCCGAAATGGACGGTGTCGTCGTCGGTTGGGGCGCTTGCGATGCCAAGCCTCATCATATTTCCGATCTGTGGGTGGACCCAACCTGGCAGGGCAAGGCCGCTTGCCACCATCGACACTCATGCCAGGAACCGCGCCGCCCTCGGTCTTTACGAGCGCTGCGGTTTTCAGATCGTCTGGCGCGGCATGGAATATTCCGACATCATGAAAGTCGAACTTGAGAAAGTGAAGTTGGAGCAAAAGCTCTCTTCATAATTTGTTTCACCGTCGATGCCGCATGGCGAAATGCCGGGCGACAGCATTCCCGCCGCCCGGTCGGTTTATCGGTTGTCCAACTCACCCCTTACGAGCGCCAGCCCGCGCGTGGTGATGCGGTAGGGCTTGCCGCCTGACGAGGCGATGGCTCTCTTCCGTTTCAGTTTGCGGAAGGTGAGGAGATCGAGGCCGCTGAAAATCCAGCCGTCGCGCGTATAGAGCGCGAGTTTTTCGATTTTGTGATGGTCGTCTCGAACGAGTTCGATGCTGCCGCCCTGGGCGAGCAGGTGAAGAATGCGCTGTTCGGCGCGGGAAATGTCCATTGTCGGAAATCCGGTCGGCGTCTTCTAGACGCATGAAAACAAGTCCGGTTGCCGTTAAGGCATCCAGGTCGGTTTCATAATGGCCCGGCGCGCAAGAAACTTGCGGGCAGGGCCGTTACCGGGACTCCGATTGAGCGAACATAAAAGCTCCTTGTTTGCTCTTTTTGGTTAGCGGGGGAGACGTGTGCGGTCAAGTCCCACGGGCATCACCCGACCGGGTGGGCAGGGTGTGTGGAAACCGCACTGGCCGAATCGCACCACCGGTGCTTTACTTCGTTGGGCCATGGAGGGCGCGGCTTGATCGTCATTCGCAATGCGCAGGAGCAGGAAGCGGAGGTTCTGGCAGCCATCGGCCTCAGGGCATGGCGGCAGGCCACAACGGCGCTCGGCATTACCGCGACGCTTTACGATAACGCAGCCAGTGCCTTTTCCAATTTCACCCGCTCGTCCTGGCTTGCCATCCGCGTGGCCGAGTTCGGGGGCGCGGTTGCCGGATGGGCGGCACGGGAACATTTCAACGAGGCGATTTCCGATTTCTGGATCGATCCGGATTTTCAGCGCAGGGGTATAGGCAGCCTCCTGCTTGCGGATATCGAACGGCAGATATTGCAACGTGATTTCGAAACCATCCGGCTTGAAACTCATGCGCAGAACGAACCGGCGGTCGCCTTTTTCCGTCATCACGGTTACAGCGTCCACTGGCTCTCCGTCTCCTATGCGCCGAAGCTTGATCGCGACGTGCAATCCGTCGGCCTGCAAAAGCAGCTGGTCGAGGTCGAGAGCGGCCTTTATGGGCCGGGATTCTGAGAGAGCGTCTGCAGGCCGGTTACAAGCCGTATCGGCCAGTCCGGCATGATGGCGAGGGACGCGACAAGGCCCACCTGTAAAATTACGATGGATATCAGGATGCTGCGGAAGGGTTCCTTGCGGGTTTTGTGGCGCAGCAGTTGTTGAGCCGAGACTGCACCCATGCTGCCGCCAATAAAAGCAAGCAATAACAGAGTACTTTCCCGAATGCGCCAGCCACCGTTTCTTGCCGCCTCCTTGTCCCACCAATAGACAAGAAAGACGAAAAGATTGAAGGCCATATAGGTCATGAAGCAGAGAGCGATCTTGGTCATGACGTGAATAGAAACTGAGAACCGTAAAAAACGCGTATCCGGTTTCGGCGAAAATCCGGTGCTTGGCGCGACAGGGTGCAAGATGTCTTGCGCCCGCGCTCCATTTGTTCTACCCACCAAGGCCAAAGAACCCGTATATCGTGAGCTTCATATGACCCTTGTAGACGTGCGCACCCCCGACCCGAAACGCTTCATTCCCGGCGCCACCGGCGATTGGGAAATCGTGATCGGCCTGGAGGTGCATGCGCAGGTTCTCTCCAATTCCAAGCTGTTTTCCGGCGCTTCGACCACTTTCGGCAATGCGCCGAACTCCAACGTGTCGCTGGTGGACGCCGCCATGCCCGGCATGCTTCCCGTCATCAACGA
This region of Agrobacterium tumefaciens genomic DNA includes:
- a CDS encoding DUF1294 domain-containing protein; translation: MTKIALCFMTYMAFNLFVFLVYWWDKEAARNGGWRIRESTLLLLAFIGGSMGAVSAQQLLRHKTRKEPFRSILISIVILQVGLVASLAIMPDWPIRLVTGLQTLSQNPGP
- a CDS encoding DUF6105 family protein, with the translated sequence MKWFLILWAGPVALLGSWYWLSYYDLSFGFFMLTRQTHDLVFQIYGNILGLPPESLPPLVARAIAVDSLIVFAILAFRKRKQIANWWQGRQPVARASAESLSSAP
- a CDS encoding metal-dependent hydrolase, whose amino-acid sequence is MKITWLGHSAFRLENGSAKILIDPFFTGNPGFAGQDAKSAAEGITHILLTHGHGDHVGDTVQLARETGATVLANADLAAWLSTKGVAKVDMGNTGGTVHFDGFSVTFTNALHSSAQITEDGVSHSLGNANGLMLHFEDGPAVYHMGDTDIFSDMKLINELHQPDIGLVPIGDRFTMGGAVAALACQRFFKFANVIPCHYGSFPIVDQTPEKFVAGMEGSDARVHTPKPGEILSF
- a CDS encoding TetR/AcrR family transcriptional regulator; protein product: MLATAEVISADKPEKRIKDRAATEKAIFEAARSLLAEEGFQGFGINAVARRAGCDKQLIYRYFGGLEGLIEAIGEDLGSWVKDRIPEDTGGMFLLTYGDLMEKLALYFMDALRSDPLVCKIIAWEVSDGSPQVRQLAEARAKSLGKWLERMRGSLAAPKGVDTAAVNAVLFAAIQHLVISAATSGQFAGVPLKSDKDWDKIATAVKRLVRGVYG
- a CDS encoding GNAT family N-acetyltransferase — its product is MLTFRSARPEDEEALYAISLATGDAGQDATPLYRDGRMVGHIYSVPYLHLWPDAVFVAEDEEGVCGYIAGALDTALHNERLEHEWWPHLRALYPDPVGDQQTWDADQRRAHFIHHPRHTPTWLTDPFPAHIHLNLLPRTQGKGGGTRLLSRWLDMARQNNVYGIHLGASERNQAGIRFWETRGFKRLETHDTPGTVWFGMALE
- the gatC gene encoding Asp-tRNA(Asn)/Glu-tRNA(Gln) amidotransferase subunit GatC, whose amino-acid sequence is MSVDLATVKRVARLARIAVTEDEAQNMLGQLNGILGFVEQLSEVNVDGVEPMTSVTPVDMKKRADVVTDGNKAEDIVANAPATDRDFFMVPKVVE
- a CDS encoding GNAT family N-acetyltransferase gives rise to the protein MIVIRNAQEQEAEVLAAIGLRAWRQATTALGITATLYDNAASAFSNFTRSSWLAIRVAEFGGAVAGWAAREHFNEAISDFWIDPDFQRRGIGSLLLADIERQILQRDFETIRLETHAQNEPAVAFFRHHGYSVHWLSVSYAPKLDRDVQSVGLQKQLVEVESGLYGPGF
- a CDS encoding alkylphosphonate utilization protein; its protein translation is MAADNDDYVYDEATGEWRPASELAAEASRANEVRDAAGNVLADGDQVTLIKDLKVKGTNTVIKQGTVIKSIRLTGNPEEIDCRHETVKGLVLRTEFVRKR
- the gatA gene encoding Asp-tRNA(Asn)/Glu-tRNA(Gln) amidotransferase subunit GatA, which translates into the protein MTDLTSLTIAEAREKLKAKEFSALELTDAYIAAIDAANGALNAYVALTPEKARDMAKASDGRIAAGAAGELEGVPLGVKDLFATRDVHTQACSHVLDGFKPKYESTVTQNLWDQGAVMLGKLNMDEFAMGSSNESSWYGPAINPWRANGSEQKLVPGGSSGGSAAAVAAHLCAGATATDTGGSIRQPAAFTGTVGIKPTYGRCSRYGIVAYASSLDQAGPIARDVRDAAILLKTMASVDAKDTTSVDLPVPDYEKAIGQSLKGLKIGIPREYRVDGMPEEIEKLWAKGVEWLRDAGAEVVDISLPHTKYALPAYYIVAPAEASSNLARYDGVRYGLRVDGKDIADMYEKSRAAGFGKEVQRRIMVGTYVLSAGYYDAYYLKAQKVRTLIKRDFENVFHEGVDAILAPITPSSAFAVGDEELASDPVKMYLQDVFTITVNMAGLPGLSVPAGLDGKGLPLGLQLIGKPFEEETLFKTAHAIEQAAGKFTPAKWW
- the ruvX gene encoding Holliday junction resolvase RuvX, translated to MAILTIEELAETLQPAQAIAGLDLGTKTIGLAMSDLSRRFATPRPVIKRVKFTRDAEVLLAFAEKEKVSAFIIGLPINMDGSAGPRAQATRAFVRTMGEKTALPFIFWDERLSTVAAERVLLEMDVSRAKRAERIDSAAASFILQGALDRLSALARATG
- a CDS encoding YjhX family toxin, which gives rise to MDISRAEQRILHLLAQGGSIELVRDDHHKIEKLALYTRDGWIFSGLDLLTFRKLKRKRAIASSGGKPYRITTRGLALVRGELDNR
- a CDS encoding aspartate carbamoyltransferase catalytic subunit, which encodes MVYFPHRHLLGIKGLSHQDITLLLDKADEAVKISRQREKKTSTLRGLTQINLFFEASTRTQSSFELAGKRLGADVMNMSVSNSSVKKGETLIDTAMTLNAMRPDVLIVRHSSAGAAALLAQKVACSVVNAGDGQHEHPTQALLDALTIRRAKGDLSGITVAICGDVLHSRVARSNIILLNQMGARVRVVAPATLLPSGIRDMSVEVFHDMKEGLKNADVVMMLRLQRERMSGSFVPSVREYFHYYGLDAEKLKAAKEDALVMHPGPMNRGVEISSEVADGPQSVIESQVEMGVAVRMAVMETLLVSQNQGERV
- a CDS encoding acyl-CoA dehydrogenase family protein, with amino-acid sequence MTGMNRTEESLAELNQPSLWSGINAYRSDPLIVDLTSGLSRNLRDEFDQLGRYVTSHEAQELARMANQGVPQLHTHGPRGERLDQVEFHPAWHALMRRSMSSGLHSSVWENAAETRGNEHKARATKFYLTSQLEAGHLCPLTMTSASVAAIMTSSRVQKEWVPKILSRKYDSSQKPALQKTAVTVGMGMTEKQGGTDVRANRSTAERVGEGIYRLSGHKWFLSAPMSDGFVMLAQMGDGMGCFLVPRYLEDGSANGLHFQRLKDKLGNRSNASAEVEFTDAFGYLLGEPGSGVRTILDMVTLTRLDCALASSGMMRASLAEAVHFARGRSVFGKTLVSQPIMTRVLADMALDVAAATALSFRLASAFDAARNNAAEAAYARVMTPIVKYWCCKIAPALIYEAMECLGGNGYVEERPIARHYREAPVNAIWEGSGNVMALDVLRVLQRGKDLFDLVFQTLERDLGPAGKKTTDVLRAAIALAERDEGAARLLVEQFALAAAAAELCRLGAGKIADAFLETRLAGGWRHTYGMLDSRFDPNYIIDLLYPPAS
- a CDS encoding dihydroorotase, whose protein sequence is MSAVTVLKNLRIVDPSRNLDEVGSIVIGADGTILDSGGQAHNQGVPEGATVRDCKGLLAVPGLVDARVFVGEPGGEHRETIESASRAAAAGGVTSIIVMPDTDPVIDDIALVEYVKKAARDKALVNVHPAAALTKGLNGEEMTEIGMLKEAGAVAFTNGRRALSDTLVLRRAMTYARELGAVIALETRDKYIGGGDMNEGLFASWLGLSGIPKEAEIIPLERDLRIAGLTQAIYHAAKISVPESAEAIRLARQRGVKATCGISINHLTLNENDIGEYRTFFKLSPPLRAEDDRKAMVEALKDGTIDIIVSSHDPQDVDTKRLPFSDAASGAVGLETMLAAALRLHHSGEVPLMRLIDALSTRPAKIFGLDAGTLKAGAKADITLIDLDEPWLVARDQLVSKSKNTPFEDARFSGRAVATYVAGKAVHSLA